A single Dechloromonas denitrificans DNA region contains:
- the rsxG gene encoding electron transport complex subunit RsxG, with product MSATRQFTATGMAVRTAAILFVFIIVFTGLLSGAYLWTKPSIEASAAEEKMKLVDEVLPRSEYDNALLDDTLTLPATPELGLTDPSTLYRARRGDQPVALVFEAIAPDGYAGKIRLILAIGANGQVAGVRVTQHKETPGLGDYVEVKKDKNKARPWITQFRTMSLAEVAERDWKVKKDGGRIDYYAGATVTPRAVSKAVLKAVKWADANRDALFSTTGAVK from the coding sequence ATGAGTGCGACGCGCCAATTCACCGCGACCGGCATGGCCGTCCGCACGGCGGCAATCCTGTTCGTTTTCATCATCGTTTTCACCGGCCTGCTGTCCGGCGCCTATCTGTGGACCAAACCGTCGATCGAGGCATCGGCGGCCGAAGAAAAAATGAAGCTGGTCGACGAAGTCCTGCCGCGCAGCGAGTACGACAACGCCCTGCTCGACGACACACTGACCCTGCCGGCAACCCCGGAGCTCGGGCTGACCGACCCCTCGACGCTTTACCGGGCACGGCGCGGTGATCAGCCAGTGGCGCTGGTCTTTGAAGCCATCGCCCCGGATGGTTATGCCGGCAAGATCAGGCTGATCCTGGCCATCGGCGCCAATGGCCAGGTGGCCGGCGTCCGCGTCACCCAGCACAAGGAAACGCCGGGCCTCGGCGATTACGTCGAAGTCAAGAAAGACAAGAACAAGGCCCGCCCGTGGATCACCCAGTTCCGGACGATGTCGCTGGCCGAGGTGGCGGAGCGCGACTGGAAAGTGAAGAAGGACGGCGGCCGTATCGATTACTACGCCGGCGCCACGGTCACCCCGCGCGCCGTCAGCAAAGCCGTGCTCAAGGCCGTCAAATGGGCCGACGCAAACCGCGATGCGTTATTTTCCACAACGGGAGCTGTCAAATGA
- a CDS encoding cytochrome-c peroxidase gives MQGDILQPILPLQPISGLDPERVALGAKLFRDTRLSADLSLACVSCHDLGKGGVDGRQFSVGVGGALGGINAPTVFNSGYSLAQFWDGRAATLEEQAAGPIQNPIEMAASWPQVLARLAQDSELKIAFKQNYPDGLTANNVLNAIATFERSLVTVNSRFDRYLRGEKDVLTELEIDGYRRFREYGCTSCHQGVLVGGNMYQKFGVLGDYFAGRAITKDDLGRFNVTQREEDRHVFKVPGLRNVALTAPYFHDGSARTLNQAVMVMGRYQLGRDLSTEDVGAIVAFLTTLSGELPVEARP, from the coding sequence ATGCAGGGCGATATTCTGCAGCCGATATTGCCGCTCCAGCCGATTTCCGGTCTCGACCCGGAGCGGGTCGCGCTCGGCGCCAAGCTGTTTCGCGATACGCGCCTATCGGCCGACCTGTCGCTGGCCTGCGTCTCCTGCCACGATCTGGGCAAAGGCGGCGTCGATGGCCGGCAGTTTTCGGTGGGTGTCGGTGGCGCGCTAGGCGGCATCAACGCCCCGACCGTATTCAACAGCGGCTACAGTCTGGCGCAATTCTGGGACGGGCGCGCTGCCACGCTCGAAGAGCAGGCGGCCGGACCGATCCAGAATCCGATCGAGATGGCGGCAAGCTGGCCGCAGGTGCTGGCCCGGCTGGCGCAGGACAGCGAGCTGAAGATCGCTTTCAAGCAGAATTATCCCGATGGCCTGACGGCGAACAACGTGCTGAATGCCATCGCCACCTTCGAACGCTCGCTGGTCACCGTCAATTCCCGTTTCGATCGCTACCTGCGTGGTGAGAAGGACGTCCTGACTGAGCTCGAAATCGACGGCTACCGGCGTTTTCGCGAGTACGGCTGCACCAGTTGCCATCAGGGCGTTCTGGTCGGCGGCAACATGTACCAGAAGTTCGGCGTGTTGGGCGATTACTTCGCCGGCCGGGCGATCACCAAGGACGATCTGGGCCGTTTCAACGTCACCCAGCGGGAGGAAGACCGGCATGTTTTCAAGGTGCCCGGTTTGCGCAATGTCGCGCTGACTGCGCCGTATTTTCACGACGGCTCGGCCCGCACGCTCAATCAGGCGGTGATGGTCATGGGCCGCTATCAGCTCGGACGCGACCTGTCGACCGAGGATGTCGGGGCGATCGTCGCCTTCCTGACGACCTTGAGCGGTGAATTGCCGGTCGAGGCCCGGCCGTGA
- a CDS encoding EAL domain-containing protein — MSALKFCPPERCHRLRLGIGFVLLLALVTGLFIQADEVSPDEHYAYMQSLRRVQQADVELNGAVLASYSDLLQNYDPLVRHMLQIRDAQTDLLRMPSLLSDTSQAKLKFLVQKLVASQREKELDVDRFQRSNAILRNSEFYFPVAAESLLQTTALRDNSEFEHFIRHLLDYAHGVKLDLAEHLNDEVLRLRRMNIRTEGPLSLNQMLVHGEVIIQRRPEVNLLVERIMRSPTAALLEEATRVYTEGHEEALRIAGYYRQLLYIVSLLLIGYAVYALVRFERDRRQLTAAHLDLAEQYEALRRAEGELRLYGTVFTNAAEGMTITDADSQIVAVNPAFTAISGYQSDEVVGQRTSILNSGQQGQEFYRQMWGELIDEGHWQGEIWNRRKDGGIYPEWLSIAAVRDEKGVTTHYIAVFTDISERKQSEARIHHLAHHDVLTGLPNRLLLEDRVGQAMLMARRINRPMALVFIDLDRFKNINDTLGHEVGDSLLQQAAQRCLGVLRETDTLSRQGGDEFVVVLADLEHRQDAMHITRKLLSALRQPYLLAGHELTITGSAGIALFPDDGQTTSELLRKADAAMYRAKDEGRNTLRFFSPEINTASLGELLLENDLYGALERNELLMYYQPKVNARSGELVSAEALMRWNHREQGMIPPTRFIPLAEENGLINAFGEWAIRNVCAQQRAWMDAGLRVVPVAVNISAQQFAKQDLPKMVAQALAEYGIPPQLLELELTESLLMRNSSHATTVLRTLRSMHIHVAIDDFGTGYSSLSYLKQFPVQSLKIDRSFVCEIGEHGEDVRLASAIIAMAHELDLEVIAEGVETEAQRSYLLERGCDQFQGYLFGRPQPAEELGKLLAGQPLDGAIG, encoded by the coding sequence GTGAGCGCGCTCAAGTTCTGCCCGCCGGAGCGCTGCCACCGGCTGCGCCTGGGTATCGGCTTTGTCCTGCTGCTGGCCCTGGTCACCGGGCTTTTCATCCAGGCCGACGAGGTTTCGCCGGACGAGCACTACGCCTACATGCAGTCGCTGCGCCGTGTGCAACAGGCCGATGTCGAACTGAACGGGGCGGTACTGGCGAGTTATTCCGATCTGCTGCAGAACTACGATCCGCTGGTCCGGCATATGCTGCAAATTCGCGACGCCCAGACCGATCTGCTGCGGATGCCGTCGCTGCTGTCGGACACTTCCCAGGCCAAGCTGAAGTTTCTGGTACAAAAACTCGTCGCCAGCCAGCGCGAGAAAGAGCTCGATGTCGACCGCTTCCAGCGCAGCAATGCCATCCTGCGCAATTCGGAGTTTTATTTTCCGGTGGCGGCGGAGTCGCTCCTGCAGACGACGGCGCTCCGCGACAACAGCGAGTTCGAGCACTTCATCCGCCATTTGCTGGACTATGCCCACGGGGTGAAACTCGATCTGGCCGAGCATTTGAATGACGAAGTGCTTCGCCTGCGGCGCATGAACATCAGGACGGAAGGTCCGTTGTCGCTCAATCAAATGCTGGTCCATGGCGAAGTGATCATCCAGCGCCGGCCGGAAGTCAATTTGCTGGTCGAGCGCATCATGCGTTCGCCGACCGCGGCCTTGCTCGAAGAAGCGACCCGCGTGTACACCGAGGGGCACGAAGAGGCGCTGCGCATTGCCGGTTACTACCGGCAGTTGCTCTACATCGTATCGCTGCTGCTGATCGGCTATGCCGTTTACGCGCTGGTCCGCTTCGAGCGCGACCGCCGTCAGCTGACCGCGGCCCACCTCGACTTGGCCGAGCAGTACGAGGCGCTGCGCCGGGCCGAGGGCGAACTGCGCCTGTATGGCACGGTGTTCACCAATGCCGCCGAAGGCATGACGATTACCGATGCCGATTCGCAGATCGTCGCGGTCAACCCGGCGTTTACCGCGATTTCCGGCTACCAGTCCGACGAGGTGGTCGGCCAGCGAACGTCGATTCTCAATTCCGGACAGCAAGGCCAGGAGTTTTACCGCCAGATGTGGGGCGAGCTGATCGACGAGGGGCACTGGCAGGGCGAAATCTGGAACCGCCGCAAGGATGGCGGGATTTATCCGGAATGGCTGTCGATTGCCGCGGTGCGCGACGAAAAAGGTGTAACGACCCATTACATCGCCGTCTTTACCGATATCTCCGAGCGCAAGCAGAGCGAAGCGCGTATCCATCATCTGGCCCACCACGACGTGCTGACCGGTCTGCCCAACCGTCTGCTGCTCGAAGACCGGGTCGGTCAGGCGATGCTCATGGCGCGGCGTATCAACCGGCCGATGGCGCTGGTCTTCATCGACCTCGACCGATTCAAGAACATCAATGACACGCTCGGCCACGAAGTCGGCGACAGCCTGCTCCAGCAGGCGGCCCAGCGTTGCCTCGGCGTGCTGCGCGAGACCGATACGCTGTCCCGTCAGGGCGGCGATGAATTCGTCGTCGTGCTGGCCGACCTGGAGCATCGTCAGGATGCCATGCACATCACCCGCAAACTGCTTTCGGCGCTGCGCCAGCCCTACCTGTTGGCCGGCCATGAACTGACGATTACCGGCAGTGCCGGTATCGCGCTCTTTCCGGACGACGGTCAGACCACCTCCGAGCTGCTGCGTAAGGCTGATGCGGCGATGTATCGGGCCAAGGACGAGGGGCGCAATACGCTGCGTTTCTTCTCGCCGGAAATCAATACCGCATCGCTCGGCGAACTGTTGCTGGAAAACGATCTGTACGGGGCGCTGGAGCGCAACGAATTGCTGATGTACTACCAGCCCAAGGTCAATGCCCGGAGCGGCGAGCTGGTCAGCGCCGAAGCGCTGATGCGCTGGAACCATCGCGAGCAGGGGATGATTCCGCCGACCCGCTTCATCCCGCTGGCCGAGGAAAACGGCCTGATCAACGCGTTTGGCGAATGGGCGATCCGCAACGTCTGCGCCCAGCAACGGGCCTGGATGGATGCCGGACTGCGCGTCGTGCCGGTCGCCGTCAATATTTCGGCGCAGCAGTTCGCCAAGCAGGATCTGCCGAAGATGGTGGCCCAGGCGCTGGCCGAGTACGGCATCCCGCCGCAGCTGCTCGAACTCGAATTGACCGAATCGCTGCTCATGCGCAATTCGTCGCATGCCACGACGGTGCTGCGGACGCTGCGCAGCATGCACATCCATGTCGCGATCGACGATTTCGGCACCGGTTACTCCTCGCTCAGTTACCTGAAGCAGTTCCCGGTACAGTCATTGAAGATCGACCGGTCCTTCGTCTGCGAAATCGGTGAGCATGGCGAAGACGTCCGGCTCGCCTCGGCGATCATCGCCATGGCCCATGAGCTGGATCTCGAAGTCATCGCCGAAGGCGTCGAAACCGAGGCGCAGCGCAGCTATCTACTCGAACGCGGCTGCGATCAGTTCCAGGGCTATCTGTTCGGCCGGCCGCAGCCGGCCGAGGAACTCGGCAAGCTACTCGCCGGCCAGCCGCTCGATGGGGCGATCGGCTGA
- the nth gene encoding endonuclease III produces the protein MKKADIELFFARLRAANPAPTTELHYATPFQLLIAVILSAQATDVGVNKATARLFPVAPTPDRMLALGIEGLSDYIRTIGLYRTKAKNVIATCRLLLELHDGEVPADRAALEALPGVGRKTANVVLNTAFGQPTIAVDTHIFRLGNRTGLAPGKTVLEVEQKLLRVTPDHYKKDAHHWLILHGRYICKARKPECARCVVVDLCGFKGKTL, from the coding sequence GTGAAAAAAGCCGATATCGAGCTGTTCTTTGCTCGCCTGCGCGCCGCCAACCCGGCGCCGACCACCGAACTGCATTACGCCACGCCATTTCAACTGCTGATCGCGGTCATTCTTTCCGCCCAGGCCACCGATGTCGGCGTCAACAAGGCAACCGCCCGCCTGTTTCCCGTCGCCCCCACCCCCGACCGAATGCTGGCGCTCGGCATCGAGGGCCTCAGCGATTACATCAGGACCATCGGCCTCTACCGGACCAAGGCGAAGAACGTCATCGCCACCTGCCGCCTGTTGCTCGAACTGCACGACGGCGAAGTTCCGGCCGACCGCGCGGCGCTCGAAGCCCTGCCCGGCGTCGGCCGCAAGACCGCCAACGTGGTGCTCAACACCGCCTTCGGCCAGCCGACCATCGCCGTCGACACGCACATTTTCCGGCTCGGCAACCGGACCGGCCTGGCCCCGGGCAAGACGGTGCTCGAAGTCGAACAGAAGCTGCTCCGCGTCACGCCCGACCACTACAAGAAGGATGCCCACCACTGGCTGATCCTGCATGGCCGCTATATCTGCAAGGCACGCAAGCCGGAATGCGCGCGCTGTGTCGTGGTCGACCTTTGCGGCTTCAAGGGCAAGACGCTATGA
- a CDS encoding electron transport complex subunit E yields the protein MITRDQFKTIAGNGIWKQNTSIAQILGLCPLLATTTNAVNGIMLSLATILVMALSNFAVASLRNFIPHEIRIPVFILIVAALVTVVDLLFNANLHELYLVLGIFIPLIVTNCIVLARVEAFAAKNPPLQSTLDGIFMGVGMLWTLAVLGAMRELLGNGTLLGGIDMVFPSLHPIQLLPESYSGFLLALLPPGAFILLGCMIAWKNWMDARAAERAKQKPPAAVSVAG from the coding sequence ATGATCACCCGTGACCAATTCAAGACCATTGCCGGCAACGGCATCTGGAAACAGAACACCTCGATTGCGCAGATCCTCGGCCTCTGCCCGTTGCTGGCAACGACGACCAATGCGGTAAACGGCATCATGCTGTCGCTGGCCACCATCCTGGTCATGGCGCTCTCCAACTTTGCCGTCGCCTCGCTGCGCAACTTCATCCCGCATGAAATCCGCATCCCGGTCTTCATCCTGATCGTCGCCGCGCTGGTCACCGTCGTCGATCTGCTGTTCAACGCCAACCTGCACGAGCTTTACCTGGTGCTCGGCATCTTCATTCCGCTGATCGTCACCAACTGCATCGTGCTCGCCCGCGTCGAAGCCTTTGCCGCCAAGAACCCGCCGCTGCAATCGACACTCGACGGCATTTTCATGGGCGTCGGCATGCTGTGGACGCTCGCCGTGCTCGGCGCCATGCGCGAGTTGCTCGGCAATGGCACGCTGTTGGGCGGCATCGACATGGTCTTCCCCAGCCTGCATCCGATCCAGCTGCTGCCGGAAAGCTACAGCGGCTTCCTGCTCGCCTTGCTGCCGCCCGGCGCCTTCATCCTGCTCGGCTGCATGATCGCCTGGAAAAACTGGATGGATGCCCGCGCTGCCGAACGCGCCAAGCAGAAACCGCCGGCTGCGGTCAGCGTGGCCGGCTGA
- a CDS encoding RnfABCDGE type electron transport complex subunit D encodes MMFAPAPFLLKDVSVNQVMTQVCLALIPGIAAYAWLVGPAILAQLVIASLAALLAEALMLRIQGKPQAMFLADGSAIVTAWLIALTFPPLAPWWLVVTGTFFAIVVAKHLYGGLGQNPFNPAMIAFAVCIVAFPALMSQWPGIGLQAGLIEQINVILGFAPRLDALSGATPLDALKTALKLGEGQVDVAHLLANQDIFGTFAGRGWEWVAAGYLLGGLWLWQRKIISWHVPLAFIGALTLISGGLWLYQPTQFASPLFHLFSGGAMLGAFFIATDPVSGCTTPRGKLIFGAGAGLLAYIIRVFGGYPDGVAFAILLMNLCAPVIDLLTQPPIFGMKDKA; translated from the coding sequence ATGATGTTCGCCCCCGCCCCCTTCCTCCTCAAGGACGTCAGTGTCAACCAGGTGATGACGCAAGTCTGCCTCGCGCTGATTCCCGGCATCGCCGCTTACGCCTGGCTGGTCGGCCCGGCCATCCTGGCCCAGCTGGTCATCGCTTCGCTGGCCGCGCTGCTCGCCGAAGCCCTGATGCTCCGCATCCAGGGCAAACCGCAGGCGATGTTCCTGGCCGACGGCTCGGCCATCGTCACCGCCTGGCTGATCGCCCTGACCTTTCCGCCGCTGGCGCCGTGGTGGCTGGTCGTCACCGGAACCTTCTTCGCCATCGTCGTCGCCAAGCATCTCTACGGCGGCCTCGGCCAGAATCCGTTCAATCCGGCGATGATCGCCTTTGCCGTCTGCATCGTCGCCTTCCCGGCGCTGATGTCGCAATGGCCGGGCATCGGTCTGCAAGCCGGTCTGATCGAGCAGATCAATGTCATTCTCGGCTTCGCCCCACGCCTTGACGCCCTCTCCGGCGCGACACCGCTCGATGCGCTGAAGACGGCCCTAAAACTGGGCGAAGGCCAGGTCGACGTCGCCCACCTGCTGGCCAATCAGGACATTTTCGGCACTTTCGCCGGGCGCGGCTGGGAATGGGTGGCCGCCGGCTATCTGCTGGGCGGTCTGTGGCTGTGGCAGCGCAAGATCATCAGCTGGCATGTCCCACTCGCCTTCATTGGCGCGCTGACCCTGATTTCCGGCGGACTCTGGCTGTACCAGCCGACGCAGTTCGCCAGCCCGCTCTTTCACCTGTTTTCCGGCGGCGCCATGCTCGGCGCCTTCTTCATCGCCACCGACCCGGTCTCCGGCTGCACGACGCCGCGCGGCAAGCTGATCTTCGGCGCCGGGGCCGGCCTGCTCGCCTACATCATTCGCGTCTTTGGCGGCTATCCGGATGGCGTCGCCTTCGCCATCCTGTTGATGAATCTGTGTGCACCGGTCATCGACTTGCTGACCCAGCCGCCGATCTTCGGCATGAAGGACAAAGCATGA
- a CDS encoding diguanylate cyclase, whose protein sequence is MSATPHASCNDFSQLVEGSPVATIVIDARHCVTHWNRACVQLTGTPASQIIGANEHWRPFYPAARPILADLIVDGAPDAVAERFYHGKFKRSALIDGAFEAEDFFPGFGAGGRWLYFTAAALRDAEGKVIGAIETLQDVTEQRRAETALRESEAHLAQIVDGMSVATLVINAGHRVTHWNHACEVLTGMSARHVIGSGNQWQAFYPSPRPIMADLVIDGASEAAVDRFYHGRFRPSLLVHGGYEAEDFFPHFGEGGRWLFFTAAPLRNALGELVGAIETLQDVTERRRAEEALRESEERYRLLSLTDSLTGLYNSRYLHQRLQSELERSDRYQRALSLLVIDCDNFKRINDSFGHLEGDRVLKALAGVIAHCLRRSDSGYRYGGEEFVVLLPEAGIEAALAMAERLRSGFASQEVIAADGRSIRCTVSIGVAEQRGGDSNNSLIRRADEASYLAKQRGKNCVVVAA, encoded by the coding sequence ATGTCAGCTACGCCCCACGCAAGCTGCAATGATTTCTCCCAGTTGGTCGAGGGGAGTCCGGTTGCGACCATCGTTATCGATGCCCGGCATTGCGTGACGCACTGGAATCGCGCCTGCGTCCAGCTGACCGGCACGCCGGCTTCGCAAATCATCGGTGCCAACGAGCATTGGCGGCCGTTTTACCCCGCAGCCCGGCCGATTCTCGCCGACCTGATCGTCGATGGCGCGCCGGATGCCGTGGCGGAGCGTTTTTATCATGGCAAATTCAAGCGCTCGGCCTTGATCGACGGGGCATTCGAAGCCGAGGATTTTTTTCCGGGCTTCGGTGCTGGCGGGCGCTGGCTGTATTTCACGGCGGCGGCGCTGCGCGATGCAGAGGGCAAAGTCATCGGCGCCATCGAAACCCTGCAGGATGTCACCGAGCAACGGCGGGCCGAAACGGCTCTGCGCGAGAGCGAAGCCCATCTGGCGCAGATCGTCGATGGCATGTCGGTGGCGACGCTGGTCATCAACGCCGGGCATCGGGTTACCCACTGGAACCATGCCTGTGAAGTGCTGACCGGCATGTCGGCCCGCCACGTCATCGGCAGCGGTAACCAGTGGCAGGCTTTTTATCCGTCGCCGCGGCCGATCATGGCCGATCTGGTTATCGACGGGGCCAGCGAAGCAGCGGTCGATCGCTTCTATCACGGCCGTTTTCGGCCTTCGCTGCTGGTGCACGGTGGTTACGAAGCGGAGGATTTCTTCCCGCATTTTGGCGAAGGCGGCCGCTGGCTGTTTTTTACGGCGGCGCCGTTGCGCAATGCGCTCGGCGAACTGGTCGGCGCCATCGAAACCTTGCAGGACGTCACCGAACGGCGGCGCGCCGAGGAGGCGCTGCGCGAAAGCGAGGAGCGCTACCGGCTGTTGAGCCTGACCGATTCGCTGACCGGTTTGTACAACTCGCGTTATCTGCATCAGCGTCTGCAGTCCGAACTGGAACGCAGCGACCGCTACCAGCGTGCGTTGTCGCTGCTGGTGATCGATTGCGACAATTTCAAACGGATCAACGACAGTTTCGGCCATCTCGAAGGGGACCGTGTCCTCAAGGCGCTGGCCGGCGTGATCGCGCATTGCCTGCGGCGCAGCGACAGCGGTTATCGTTATGGTGGCGAGGAGTTTGTCGTCCTCCTGCCGGAAGCCGGTATCGAGGCGGCGCTGGCGATGGCCGAGCGTTTGCGCAGCGGCTTTGCCAGTCAGGAAGTCATTGCGGCCGACGGCCGCTCGATCCGCTGTACCGTCAGTATCGGCGTTGCCGAACAGCGCGGCGGCGATAGCAATAATTCGCTGATTCGCCGGGCCGATGAGGCGAGCTACCTGGCCAAGCAGAGGGGCAAGAATTGTGTGGTCGTCGCCGCCTGA
- a CDS encoding RNA methyltransferase, with protein MNIEQLRQALRAHGAKTCHEERILRAWLQARPLDSGAKRRRAEDFHPLELRAALPAIDAELHGLARVRSAHAGEDGSERLLVALADGQTVESVLLPRDGLCVSTQVGCAVGCVFCMTGRDGLLRQLDSAEIVAQFVLGRARRTVKRVVFMGMGEPAHNLDNVLEAIDLLGTAGGIGHKNLVFSTVGDRRVFERLPRQTVKPALALSLHTTNAELRTRLLPKAPRLDPAELVELGEEYARTTGYPIQYQWTLLDGINDSAEEMDGIVRLLTGKYAILNLIPYNTTEGEGFRRPAQERAEEMVRLLHRRRILTKLRNSAGQDIDGGCGQLRARSQEPRPLTFSPAAPSSADRPIERLAGE; from the coding sequence ATGAATATCGAACAACTCCGCCAAGCCCTGCGCGCGCATGGCGCCAAGACCTGCCACGAGGAACGCATCCTGCGCGCCTGGCTGCAAGCCCGGCCGCTCGACAGCGGGGCCAAGCGGCGACGTGCTGAGGATTTTCACCCGCTCGAGCTGCGCGCCGCACTGCCGGCCATTGACGCAGAGCTGCACGGCCTGGCCCGGGTCCGCTCGGCGCATGCCGGCGAGGATGGCTCGGAACGCCTGCTTGTCGCACTGGCCGACGGCCAGACCGTGGAAAGCGTGCTGCTGCCGCGCGACGGATTATGCGTATCGACCCAGGTCGGCTGCGCCGTTGGCTGCGTTTTCTGCATGACCGGCCGCGACGGCCTGCTGCGCCAGCTGGACAGCGCCGAAATCGTCGCCCAGTTCGTTCTCGGCCGCGCCCGGCGGACCGTCAAGCGGGTCGTCTTCATGGGCATGGGCGAACCGGCCCACAACCTCGACAATGTGCTGGAAGCCATCGACCTTCTCGGCACGGCCGGCGGCATCGGCCACAAGAATCTGGTGTTCTCGACGGTCGGCGACCGCCGGGTGTTCGAGCGCCTGCCGCGCCAAACGGTCAAGCCGGCCCTGGCCCTCTCGCTACACACGACCAATGCCGAACTACGCACCCGCCTGCTGCCCAAGGCGCCGCGCCTCGACCCGGCCGAGCTGGTCGAGCTCGGCGAAGAGTACGCCCGGACCACCGGCTACCCGATCCAGTACCAATGGACGCTGCTCGACGGCATCAATGACAGCGCCGAGGAAATGGACGGCATCGTCCGGCTGCTTACCGGCAAGTACGCGATCCTCAACCTGATTCCCTACAACACCACCGAGGGCGAGGGTTTTCGGCGCCCGGCCCAGGAACGGGCCGAGGAAATGGTCCGCCTGTTGCACCGCCGGCGCATCCTGACCAAGCTGCGCAATTCGGCCGGCCAGGATATTGATGGCGGCTGCGGCCAATTGCGGGCGCGTTCGCAGGAACCCCGCCCGCTGACCTTCAGCCCCGCCGCACCGTCCTCAGCCGATCGCCCCATCGAGCGGCTGGCCGGCGAGTAG